The DNA region TCCAGGTTTTCAGCTCATATTTATCTTGTTCAAGAATAGTCATCTTATTGGTTCACTCCTTATTAATATTAGATATGATATATGATATACCATGCAAAGCATAGCGCATAGCGATTAAATTTTTCTTTAGTCGTTAGTATCTAGTTTTTAGTTTTACGTTTTTTGTTTTTAGTTAATAATATATTTCTTATTAATAATATTTACTCATTACTGCGTTCTCTTCACTTTATATAATATTAAGATATAGCTATAACGCACGGATGATTCAGGGATAAATCTTATTCAACATTCGGGGGAAGGGTATAGTTTCCCGGATATGAGGAAGGTTGCATATCCAGGCTACAGTTCTTTCAATTCCCAACCCAAAACCAGAATGAGGAACTGACCCGTATTTTCTCAAATCAATGTACCATTGATAATCCTCTTCCGGTAATTTATAATCTCTAATCCTTTCTTTAATTAACTGGTAATCATCAATACGCTGTCCCCCACCAATTATTTCACCAAATCCTTCTGGAGCAATTAAGTCAGCTCCCAAAACAGTCTCTGGTCTTTCCGGATCCGGTTTCATATAAAAAGCTTTACATTTAGTAGGAAAATGATGAATAAAGACTGGTTTATCATATTGCTTAGAAACAATGGTTTCATCTTCACCTCCCAGGTCTTCTCCCCATTGAGTAGCACTGCCCTCTTTTTGTACTATTTTAATAGCATCATCATAAGATAAATAGGGAAAAGGTGGCTGAATTTTTTCTAAAGCAGAAATATCTCTTTCCAGCACTTTTAGCTCTAAGGAACAGTTTTGCAATACATGGCCAACAATCACTGTAATTAATTCTTCCTGTAATTGTTTATTATCATTAAAATCAAAGTAGGCTGCTTCCGGTTCAACCATCCAGAACTCCATCAGGTGTCTTCTCGTTTTAGACTTCTCCGCTCTAAAGGTAGGACCAAAACAGTATACTTTACCAAAAGCCATAGCGGCTGCTTCGTTATACAATTGACCACTCTGGGTTA from Atribacterota bacterium includes:
- the asnS gene encoding asparagine--tRNA ligase, producing MKVIAISEVGNYETEYVTIKGWLYNQRSSGKVKFMIIRDGTGFLQGILVKSEMEDQYFNLLDELNYESSILVEGIIKKEQRAPSGYEMLVKTIQVIQNAYEDYPISLKKHGVGFLMNYRHLWIRTQRQNAILRIRVEIVKAIHQFLQKKGFYLIESPILTPAACEGTTTLFETEYFGDKAYLTQSGQLYNEAAAMAFGKVYCFGPTFRAEKSKTRRHLMEFWMVEPEAAYFDFNDNKQLQEELITVIVGHVLQNCSLELKVLERDISALEKIQPPFPYLSYDDAIKIVQKEGSATQWGEDLGGEDETIVSKQYDKPVFIHHFPTKCKAFYMKPDPERPETVLGADLIAPEGFGEIIGGGQRIDDYQLIKERIRDYKLPEEDYQWYIDLRKYGSVPHSGFGLGIERTVAWICNLPHIRETIPFPRMLNKIYP